The Thermasporomyces composti region CAACCCGGCGGCCAGGATGCGCGCCACCAGCTCACGGCTGGAGACCGGTGTCGCTCCCGCCGCGACCGCCCGGGCGTACAGCTCCTCGGGCAGGTCGTAGTGGTCGCGGTGGAAGCCCCGCGCCGGCAGGCCGAGGCGTTCGGCGAACGCGTGCAGCTCCTCGAACGACGTGTCGCTCACCAGGTGCGACCAGCGACGGCCGTACGCCGTCCACATCGGCGGGTCCACCAGGATGCTCATCCCGGCCCCTCCGCCGCCGTCGACGAGCTCACCGGGACGAGGCGAGGTCGATGGCCCGCGCCACCTCGTCGTCCACGAGGGTGCGCCAGGCGCGGACGTAGCCGGGGTCGACGGACGCCTCCCACGAGCCGCCCGGCCGGACGGCGGTTCCGACGTGGAAGGCCCGAATGCCGGCGTGGGCGAGCCAGGGCACGTGCTCGGCGCGCAGTCCGCCGCCGGCCATGATCCGGTCGGCGACCATCGGGTCAGCCTTCGCTCGGGCGACCAGCTCGTCCATCCCCGCGTCGACTCCGCGGGCCGACCCGGCGGTGAGAACCTCTGTCAGTCCGGGCAGGGACGTCACAGCGCGCCAGGCGGCGTCCGTGTCGAGCGCGTGGTCGATCGCACGGTGGAAGGTCCACGGCGCCCCGGCGAGTCCCTCCACCAGCGCCAGGGTGGCCGCGCCATCGATCTCGAGGGTGGGCGTGAGGAAGCCGAGCACGAAGCCGTCGGCCCCCGCCTCGGCGTACTCGCTCGCCAACCCGCGCAGCCGCGTCAGCTCGGACGGGGTAGTGGTGAAGCCCTCGTTGGCGCGCAGCATCACCCGGATCGGAATCGGGGTTCGGCGCCGGATCGCGGCCACCACCGAGGGGTCGGGGGACAACCCGTCCGCCTCCATGGCCGTCACGAGCTCGATGCGGTCGGCGCCTCCCTCGTCCGCCGCGACCGCGTCAGCCGGCCCAAGCGCGATCACCTCGAGCAACGGCCGGGTGCGACGCGGCCTCGCCTGCCCCTCACCGACGTGGGTGCCCTGAGATGTCATGGGCGCAAGCCTGCCAGGATCGTCCTCGTGACGGTGGACGACCCGCTCATGAGAGTTCGCGCTCAGGTGCTGCACGACCTGGAGAAGGAGGGGCGTGCGGACGCCCGCTGCGTCTCGATCTTGGAGGACGCGCTCGCCGAGCGGCGCTGGTGGCTGTCGCAGTGGCCGGAGGGTGCCGAGTACGTGGCCGGGCAGGTCGCCCAGGACGTCCAGGACGCCATGCTCGACACCGTGGGTCGCTGGCCGCTGTGCCGGGTGTGCGAGAACGCCGAGCCGCACGAGCTGCGGATCACGCCCGAGCTGGGGCCCGACCCGCACTGGGTGTGCGAGCGGTCCGGCACCGTCGTCGCACCTCTGGGTGAGCTGTAAGCCTCCGACGCCGGTTCCCACCAGGCCCGCCCAGACAAGGCGCGCGGAGCCGCCCTCTCACACCCCGTGACCCTGGTTACCAGGCGCCGTCCCACCACCACTGGGCCGCGGACCCTTGGCGGCCTGCAGCCTCGGCTCGACGACAACCTTCACGTGCGTCTCGACCCAGACGAGCAACGCCGAGAGCTGGAGCAACGCGAAGAAGATGGTAGGTCCGAGAAAGTCCCCGGACACCACCTTCGTGGACACCCAGGCACCCAGGAGCGTTGCCCCGAGCTGGACCGGGAACGTGTAGACGTCTCTTTGCCAAGCTTGCCGCAGCCGACCGACATCCGTCTCCTCTCGCTGGCGCGCCGCCGAGCGCATCAGACGAAGACAGCAGCCGACGACCACGGCGACGCAGAGCACGATGACAAGGTAACCAGCGAGCGAACCAGCTCGGGACATCGTGACCGCCCGTCCAAGTGAATCGCGTCTACCTACTAGTAAATGTCCTCGGGAAACTCGATCGTGATGTCCTCGAAGTCGATCTCCCTCTCACCGCCGTAGACGTTGGTGGAGTCAGACGAGAAGGCCACCTTCTGGGTCCCGAAGATGAGCGACGACACCGCCTCCAACACCGGCTGCAGCTGTTGGAACATGAAAGCCACGACGGCGACCAGCCCTGCACCCACGGCCACCGACGCAGCGGCCGCCTGGGCAGAACCCAACACCGAATTGAGCAACGGCACGAGAACCAACGCTGCCCCGACACCCACGATCACTGCCTGGAGCAGTTGATCGGCGAGCTCGTTCATCTGGTTGATGGCTTCTTTGACCGCGTCGCTGTTGGTGTCGCAGGCTTGACCGACGGCCTTCGCCTCAGCGAGGAACTTCTGGATGAATGTGTCGAAGGCCTCTCTGTCAGCGAGCTCTTCCGGAGGCCCCCACTTCTCGCCGTCCTTCCCAAGGGCGTTCTTGATCGCCTCCTCAACCTGCTTGGGAAAGTCTTCGGACAGGGCCTTGCCGGCCGCGCCCCACTTACCGGCGGCCTCCTGCAGCTTCTCCTCGTCGACATCGGTGAGATAGAAGAGGAAAAGACTCGCTGCGACACCGAAAGCGATCCACGCCCAGTTGGCCTTCCCAGCATTGAGCAGGGCCTGCGCCGTCGTCATCTTGGGTGCGACAGTGCCGGTCTCCCCTAAGATGACCGCGCCTCGGGTGAGGGCTGGGGGAAGCTCGGGTACGGCCACGTCTTACTCCTAACCTGTCTACTCCCTCACCACCCAGGGCTTGTCGGAGTTCTCCCAGTTCCTCGCGACGGTTTTCAGCTTGTTGCCCAAGGCCTCGAATCCTTCGATGCCCTTCGTCAGGTTCTCGACGTGGGTCTTCCTGGCCTCCTCGTGCTGGTTCCGCGCACGAATGCCCACCAAACCCATATCCAAGGTGCCGAGCTCGGCCTCGTCCAAGGCCCGTTTGGCGCCACGGAGCAGCACGATCGGGCCGTCTTCCTTCGTGAAGGCATCCGCCAGCTTCTTGATGGCGTCAGGGTGAACCTTCTTATCCCCCATCGTCGGTCACCGCCCCAGGTCACGCAGCCGCGACGGGACATTGACGCCTTGGCTGGCGAAGAACTCGTAGGGGTCGATGGAGCCGCCTCGAGCCAGCTGACCGAGCACACTGTCAGGGCCCCAGCACTCACCGATAGCTTCCTGGCTCCTCTGCACGAGTGCCTCCTGAGCGTCGTTGATGGCGGTGAGGATTGCCTCCGCGAGTTCCTCGCTTCCGAGCCGTAGGGCTCGAGGGTCGATCGTGAGGCTCTTCACCTTTCCTCCGGACCCGACGACGACCGAAACCCGCCCATCGGCCGCCGACGCTTCCGCCTCCAGCGAGGACAGCTGTTCTTCCAGCTCCTTGCTGCGTTCGATCGTGCGTTCCGCTTCCTCGAGCAGTCGATCGAGCCCTGACGACATTCGGACATCCCTTCGGTCACGCGGACGATGTCACAGACGATACAGAGTCATGCACGGTCGTGAAGGGTCCCGCGTTCGGGCTGTGGACACTCAGCCCGTGCTGGGGCCGGGGGCGCGGTCTCCGTCGAGGTCCGCGTAGGTCGCGAGCGACGCGGGTCGGCGAGCCTGCAGGTCGCGGGCCACCGCTTCGGCGTCACGCAGCACGCGGATGACGTTGGCGCCCGCCAGTCGGACGAGATCCTTCTCCGACCATCCGCGCTCCAGCAGCGCCGCGAACAGCCGCGGGTAGCCGGAGACGTCCTCCATGCCGACCGGGAAGGTGTCGGTCCCGTCGTAGTCGCCGCCCAACCCCACGTGGTCGATGCCGGCGACCTCGCGGACGTGCTCGATGTGCGCGACGACGTCCCCGATCGTCGCGGCCGGCTTGGGGTGGTCGCGCCGCCAGACCTTGGTGAACTGCTCGAACGCCTGGAGGTCGGTGTGCTTGACCCCCTGTGCGGCGGCGGCCTCGGCAGCCTCCGCACGCCAGCGCGCGCAGGCCGGCGACACGAACTCGGGCACGAACGTCACCATGCACACGCCGCCGTTGTCCGGCAGCGCGGCCAAGACGTCGTCCGGCACGTTCCGCGGCACGTCACACACCGCGCGCGCCGAGGAGTGGGAGAAGATCACCGGCGCCTCGGACACCCGGAGCGCCGTTCGCATCGTGTCCGCCGACACGTGCGAGAGGTCCACCAGCATGCCGAGGCGGTTCATCTCCCGGACGACCTCCTCGCCGAAGCGCGAGAGGCCACGGCCCGGGTGGCGCGGCTCGTCGGTGGCCGAGTCGGCCCACGGCACGTTGTCGTTGTGCGTCAACGCCATGGAGCGGACGCCCAGGGCGTACATCATCCGCAGCGTCCCCAGGGAGCAGTTGATGGAATGACCGCCCTCCATTCCCAGCAGGGAGGCGATCCGCCCGGACGCGAAGACCCGCTCGATCTCGTCCGCCGTGGTGGCGAGTCCGAACGTGTCGGGGTAGCGGCGCACCATCGCGTGCACCGCGTCGATCTGCTCCAGGGTCGCGGACACCGCGTTGTCGCCGGTGAGTCGGCACGGCACGTAGACGGACCAGATCTGCGCACCGAGACCTCCCGCCCGCAACCGGGGGATGTCGGTCTGCAACGCCGGCGCTGGCTGGGCGATGTCGAGCCGGTCGAAGTCATAGCCGGCGTGGTGGCGCATCGCGATCGGCAGATCGTTGTGCCCGTCGACCAGCGGGTGGGCGGCGAGGAGCTCTTTCGCGCGGCGCAGGTAGTCGTCCATGAACGCTCATCATCCCGCAGGCAGCCGCCGCGAGCACGGACAGGCGAACGAGCACGGACAGACGAAAGGGCGGTCCTGGATGCCCAGGACCGCCCCTCGTGGACTGGCTGTGAGTCGAGACTCAGAAGTCCATGCCACCGTCCATGCCGCCACCGGCCGGAGCCTTCTCCTTCTCCGGCTTGTCGGCGACGACAGCCTCGGTGGTGAGGAACAGGCCGGCGATCGACGCGGCGTTCTGCAGCGCGGAACGCACCACCTTCGCCGGGTCGATGATGCCCGCCTTGATCATGTCGCCGTACTCGCCGGTCGCGGCGTTGAGGCCGTGGCCCTCCGGCAGGTTGCGGACCTTCTCGGCGACGACTCCGCCCTCCAGACCGGCGTTGATCGCGATCTGCTTGAGCGGGGCCTCCAGCGCCACCTTGACGATGTTGGCGCCGGTCTGCTCGTCGCCCTCCAGCTCGAGCTTGTCGAACGCCTTCGCGCCGGCCTGGACGAGGGCGACGCCACCACCGGGGACGACACCCTCCTCGACCGAGGCCTTCGCCGCGCGGACGGAGTCCTCGATGCGGTGCTTGCGCTCCTTCAGCTCGACCTCGGTGGCCGCGCCGACCTTGATGACCGCGACACCACCGGCGAGCTTGGCCAGACGCTCCTGCAGCTTCTCGCGGTCGTAGTCGGAGTCGCTGCGCTCGATCTCCGCCCGGATCTGGTTGACCCGGCCCTGGATCTGCTCGGGGTCGCCAGCGCCCTCGATGATCGTGGTCTCGTCCTTGGTGACGACGACCTTGCGGGCCTTGCCGAGCAGGTCGAGGGTGGCGTTCTCGAGCTTGAGGCCGATCTCCTCGGAGATGACCTGGCCACCGGTGAGGATGGCGATGTCACCGAGCATCGCCTTGCGGCGGTCACCGAAGCCCGGCGCCTTCACGGCCACCGACTTGAACGTGCCGCGCACCTTGTTGACGACCAGGGTGGCGAGCGCCTCACCCTCGACGTCCTCGGCGATGATCAGCAGCGGCTTGCCGGCCTGCATGACCTTCTCGAGGATCGGCAGGAGGTCCTTGACCGCCGAGATCTTCTGGTTGGCGACGAGGATGAACGGGTCCTCGAGGACGGCCTCCATCCGCTCCATGTCGGTAGCGAAGTAGGCCGAGATGTAGCCCTTGTCGAAGCGCATACCCTCGGTGAGCTCGAGCTCCAGACCGAAGGTGTTGCTCTCCTCGACGGTGATGACGCCTTCCTTGCCGACCTTGTCCATCGCCTCGGCGATGATCTCGCCGACGCTGGTGTCGCCACCCGCGGAGATCGCCGCGACCGACGCGATCTGCTCCTTGGTCTCGACGTCCTTGGCGGCCTGCGCGAGCTGCTCGGCCACTCGCTCCACGGCGGTGTCGATACCGCGCTTCAGGCCCATCGGGTTGGCCCCGGCCGCGACGTTGCGCAGGCCCTCGCGGACCAGCGCCTGCGCGAGCACGGTCGCGGTGGTGGTGCCGTCACCGGCCACGTCGTCCGTCTTCTTGGCGACTTCCTTGACGAGCTCGGCCCCGATCTTCTCCCACGGGTCCTCGAGCTCGATCTCCTTGGCGATGGAGACACCGTCGTTGGTGATCGTCGGCGCCCCCCACTTCTTCTCGAGGACGACGTTGCGACCCTTGGGACCAAGAGTCACCTTCACGGCGTCGGCGAGGGCGTTCATACCCCGCTCGAGGCCGCGCCGGGCATCCTCGTTGAACGAGATGATCTTGGGCATCTAGCTGGATCCTCCCCCAAGTCGGGTGGATGTCGTGTGGCCGGCCCGACGCCCGCGACGGACGGCCCCCACCACATCGGGGGCCTCGTCGAACCAACCTGCAGCGCACTGTCACTCGCGACCTTCGAGTGCTAAGGACGTGTTTAGCACTCGACTGGGGAGAGTGCAAGCTGACGGGAGCTCACGCCCGAGCAGCGTCGACCGCCACCCCCACAGCTCGACGTGACCGGTCAGGCACTCGTCGCACATGGGTCTGGCCCGCTTCCAGGACCCCGGCAGGTTGTGGCTGGCAACCGCGGTGAGCCACCCGAGCGGCGCCCCGCTCCCGGCAGCCGTGGCGGTGACGAACCGCCGCGCTGTACCACTTGGTACGTTTGGTCGCACCGCCCGGTGCACGTCGAGGACCATCTCCGCGTCCGCCAGCGTCGACGAGGAACGTCACAAGACCGAGCTCGGGGTCGGCCGACAGGACCATGCCGAGCCGGGTCGATCGACCCACCGCCGAGCCCGATCCGGTCGGGGAAGAACGTCCGACCGAGCACGTCATGCTGGGTCAGCGTGTCGTCACCCGCGAACCCTCGGTACTCCCGCTTCCCCAGGATCGCTGGTGAAGCTCAGCCTCTTGCCGTCGGGGCGAAGCCGGAAGGGCGTGCTGGCACGGCTCACCCCGCCGTTGATACGCGACATCACTGATCTCCTGCCGGTTGATCGCGTGTGACAGGCCAACCCGAAAGTCCTTGCTGCGAATGATCTGCCGCGGCACCGGGTCCCGGTGCGTCAGGTTTAGCGACAAGACCATCGTGTTCATGTTGGAAGGCGTAGCCTTCGCGAACCTGAGGTCGCCCTCGTCCTGTCGTCGCGCGAGCACCGGCTTGTTCTGCAACGTGTTGCTGGGACGAAGCTGGAAGTCGTCTCACCGGACATGACCTGGGTGAGGATGACCACGAGATCGGGGTTGACGGTGTAGACGACCCGGTCGATGCACGGCAGCTGTCGACCGTCCGGATCAGTCTTTCGGTAATACGGGTTCGCTCGAAGACGACCTGCACTCCTTCCCAACCGACCCGTGACACACCATGGGAGAACAGCGTCGGCAAGTCAGAGTTGCTCCACGGATCGGTCTTCGAGAAGAAGAGCCTTCCTTGACACCAGGACGTCAACTTCTGGCCCATCGAGCCGCCGCTGAACATCTCGATCTGGATGGCGATCGACGAGGTCACCACGGAGAACTCCTGTGTCCAGGTCATCCCCGGCTCCCATCGCGCGGTGGTGCCGCACGTGCCAGCGCGCGCCGACATGGCGTTCGGCGAGGAAGCCGATCCCGCCTACGTCAACTCCGATGCCGCCGTCGACATGATCCTGCGCCCCGGGGAGTTCTTCCTCTTCAACGAACGGCTCCTGCACCATTCCCACAAGAACACCTCGTCGAAGCGCCGAATGGGCTTGTCAGCGCGCTACACGGTGCCGTTCGTCGCGCTGCTCGACCAGGACGCTCCACCACTCTTCCCCGGGCACGCCTGCGTCGTGGTGAGCGGAACGGACCGCTTCTGCTTGAACCGCACGACGGCACCTCCCCGGTGAGTTGGCTCACCGGGCTCGTCGCGACGGTCGTGGGCGCGGGAGCGCGGCCACGAACGGACTGGGGTCCGCACGAGACGTGACCCTCGTACGGACCCCAGTCGGACACGGTTGCCGGTCAGTAGACGACGCCGAACGCCCCGCGCCAGGCCGAGCTAGAGCGGGCGCACGTCGTGCGCCTCGAGACCCTTGGGTCCCTCCACCGCCTCGAACTCGACGAGCTGGCCGTCGGAGAGGGTCTTGTAGCCGTCCATCTTGATCTTGGACCAGTGGACGAACACGTCGCTGCCGCCCTCGACAGCGATGAAGCCGTAGCCCTTCTCGGCGTTGAACCACTTGACAGTGCCCTGCGTCATGACCTCTCCCTCAAGGCCCCTTTCGGGTGACAGACCCGCCCGGCGCGGGCCTGGGTCGTCCTACCGCACCCGTCCCCAAGGGGAGGTGTTGCGATCGATCCGCGTGTTCCTACCGCTGTCGGTCAGGCGACAAACGCATGATCATGCCGACCAAGGCCGACCATAGCCGAACCCGCCGCGGCTGGGGAGGTCTTCGCCCTCGATTCGGACCAGATCAGGGCGATTGGCCGATTTCGGGTCGGCCGACCGTCCCAGGAGAACACGACCCGCGGCAGTCGGGGCGGTCGCGAGAGGAAGGCCGATGCCCTCAGGGAGCCAGCAGCCACGCCCCGGACGGCTCGATCCAGTCGTACTCGCGTTCTGTCGTACCGGTGCGCCACCGGGCCGGGGTGGTCGCGTGGAGCCAGTCCAAGGGCTCGACGCCGCCGGGCTCACCACCGTCGAGCGCCAGCCGGAGAGCGGCACGGAGGTCAGCGTCGACCCGTGGACTCCGTGCCGCTGGGTCCACCGACACGAACAGCGCGGTGCCCGAGCGCGCGACGAGGTCGAGGAACTGGCGGTTGCGCTCCCACGGCGTCTGGAGCGTGCACGGCACGCAGTCGGGGTCGACGACGAAGAACGTCCGATGCTGGGCGAGCCGGAACGCGAGCGTGTTCACGCCCATCCGCCGGGTGCGCTCCCAGTCGCGGCCGGAGGTGTCGTCACCGGTTCGCTGGACCTCCACCAGGCCGGCGGCGAGGTGGCCCACGGTGTTACAGCCGATGAGCACGGCGTCTCCGGCACCGTCGCGGATCGCCTCGTAGAGCCCCAGCAGCAGCTCGGCGTTGGTGCGGCTCCGGTCGGCGAAGTGCCAGCCGGGTTCCGTCATCGCCACGCCCATGGCGGGCCCCCACCTGCCGAAGGCGTCGAACGTCGAGAAGTCGTGCTTGACCAGCTCGAAGCCCCAGCCGACCAGCCGCGCCACGTCGTCGCGGATGGTCTGGAGGTTCTCCGCCAGGCTGATGTCTAACGGCTGCTCCTTGGCTGGCCTCGGCCCCGGTCGGAGCCGACGCGGGTCGTCGACGAACGACAGCGCCGCGGGCCGCATCCAGATCCCTGGCCGGGCGCCACGCGCGGCGATCGCGGCGGCGAGACCCGGCATGTCGTCGAACGTGCCTGGCAGGCCAGCGGTCCACGGTCCGCCGGGACAGGTGCCACCCGGGCTCCACCCGGCGTCGATGACGGAGAACGGCTTGACCGGATGGCCGTCAGCGAGCTCGACGATGGTCTCGGTGTCGGCGAGCACCTGCTCGGGGCCGAAGCCCACGCCGTAGGCGTAGTACCAGTTGTTGGCGCCGACGACCGGCTCGCGGACCGGCAGCGGGTCGGAGCACATCGCGGCGGTCAGTCTCCGCTGGAGCGCGTAGGGCGACTCCCCCGGTTGCCCGTCGACGGCGACCACGGTCGCGGCGTCCAGGACGCGTTCGCCCAGGCGCACGGGCGCCCCGCCGTTGCGGAGGTCGAGCCACAGCGAACAGCCGCGCTCGTCGACGGTCCAGGCGCAGAACGCACGCGGACGGACCCGCACTCCCATGCCGGTGGCGTGCCCCGACGCCTCGTCGTACGCCAGCCAGGACCAGGGCAGGACGCGGTCCGGCTGCAGGTGACGCCATTGCAGGTCGCCGTAGGAGCGCTCCCACGCGTCGCCGAGCACCAGGGTTGACGACGGTAGTCGGTGCCGCCACCGCAGGACGACTCGCGACAGCCCGTCGTGTCCGTGGGGTCGCGGAGGCGCAGCGACGACGACGGTGAGGCCCTCCGGCTCGGCCCGGAAGCTGATCTCGACGCCGGCCGTGGCGAAACGCTCACCGCGACGTCGCGCCCGCTCTCCCCCTTCTCGGTCCTCGTGGACGACGTACGCGGCGTCGGGCAGGGCGGGAG contains the following coding sequences:
- a CDS encoding DUF4031 domain-containing protein, encoding MSILVDPPMWTAYGRRWSHLVSDTSFEELHAFAERLGLPARGFHRDHYDLPEELYARAVAAGATPVSSRELVARILAAGLRRRRTPTDR
- a CDS encoding copper homeostasis protein CutC, translated to MTSQGTHVGEGQARPRRTRPLLEVIALGPADAVAADEGGADRIELVTAMEADGLSPDPSVVAAIRRRTPIPIRVMLRANEGFTTTPSELTRLRGLASEYAEAGADGFVLGFLTPTLEIDGAATLALVEGLAGAPWTFHRAIDHALDTDAAWRAVTSLPGLTEVLTAGSARGVDAGMDELVARAKADPMVADRIMAGGGLRAEHVPWLAHAGIRAFHVGTAVRPGGSWEASVDPGYVRAWRTLVDDEVARAIDLASSR
- a CDS encoding YbaB/EbfC family nucleoid-associated protein, with the translated sequence MSSGLDRLLEEAERTIERSKELEEQLSSLEAEASAADGRVSVVVGSGGKVKSLTIDPRALRLGSEELAEAILTAINDAQEALVQRSQEAIGECWGPDSVLGQLARGGSIDPYEFFASQGVNVPSRLRDLGR
- a CDS encoding dipeptidase, coding for MDDYLRRAKELLAAHPLVDGHNDLPIAMRHHAGYDFDRLDIAQPAPALQTDIPRLRAGGLGAQIWSVYVPCRLTGDNAVSATLEQIDAVHAMVRRYPDTFGLATTADEIERVFASGRIASLLGMEGGHSINCSLGTLRMMYALGVRSMALTHNDNVPWADSATDEPRHPGRGLSRFGEEVVREMNRLGMLVDLSHVSADTMRTALRVSEAPVIFSHSSARAVCDVPRNVPDDVLAALPDNGGVCMVTFVPEFVSPACARWRAEAAEAAAAQGVKHTDLQAFEQFTKVWRRDHPKPAATIGDVVAHIEHVREVAGIDHVGLGGDYDGTDTFPVGMEDVSGYPRLFAALLERGWSEKDLVRLAGANVIRVLRDAEAVARDLQARRPASLATYADLDGDRAPGPSTG
- the groL gene encoding chaperonin GroEL (60 kDa chaperone family; promotes refolding of misfolded polypeptides especially under stressful conditions; forms two stacked rings of heptamers to form a barrel-shaped 14mer; ends can be capped by GroES; misfolded proteins enter the barrel where they are refolded when GroES binds) — translated: MPKIISFNEDARRGLERGMNALADAVKVTLGPKGRNVVLEKKWGAPTITNDGVSIAKEIELEDPWEKIGAELVKEVAKKTDDVAGDGTTTATVLAQALVREGLRNVAAGANPMGLKRGIDTAVERVAEQLAQAAKDVETKEQIASVAAISAGGDTSVGEIIAEAMDKVGKEGVITVEESNTFGLELELTEGMRFDKGYISAYFATDMERMEAVLEDPFILVANQKISAVKDLLPILEKVMQAGKPLLIIAEDVEGEALATLVVNKVRGTFKSVAVKAPGFGDRRKAMLGDIAILTGGQVISEEIGLKLENATLDLLGKARKVVVTKDETTIIEGAGDPEQIQGRVNQIRAEIERSDSDYDREKLQERLAKLAGGVAVIKVGAATEVELKERKHRIEDSVRAAKASVEEGVVPGGGVALVQAGAKAFDKLELEGDEQTGANIVKVALEAPLKQIAINAGLEGGVVAEKVRNLPEGHGLNAATGEYGDMIKAGIIDPAKVVRSALQNAASIAGLFLTTEAVVADKPEKEKAPAGGGMDGGMDF
- a CDS encoding FAD-dependent oxidoreductase, producing the protein MLGKREYRGFAGDDTLTQHDVLGRTFFPDRIGLGGGSIDPARHGPVGRPRARSCDVPRRRWRTRRWSSTCTGRCDQTYQVVQRGGSSPPRLPGAGRRSGGSPRLPATTCRGPGSGPDPCATSA
- a CDS encoding cold-shock protein yields the protein MTQGTVKWFNAEKGYGFIAVEGGSDVFVHWSKIKMDGYKTLSDGQLVEFEAVEGPKGLEAHDVRPL